A DNA window from Heliomicrobium undosum contains the following coding sequences:
- a CDS encoding PAS domain-containing sensor histidine kinase, producing the protein MRPGMSKDQDNYRLIFEHAAIGLCLNDLEGKCLKANKAFCSIVGYSEQELLHMRFQDFSHPDDVETEGEYLRRLHSGELDGYTLEKRYINRSRLIWVQLTIVPIKDQYGRLAYTLAQVQDITEEKRIEAELHSQTELLREERDSAENQIRQFFTLSVDLMCVVGMDGYYKQINSAFSHVLGYSEEELMTTPYLSLIHEDDQIKVKALNWEQFKSQPLRDMEVRHRCKDGSYRWISWISVVNLQTGLIYGVGRDVTAQKQLEQELVSIDRLNIIARMAAGLGHEIRNPMTTVRGFLQIMSKKDENEEHRRYFELMISELDRANAIITEFLSFTRRKSKDPQPGNLRRLIEDFFPLLQADALREDKWIQMELADVPDLTLDEKEIRQLLFNLVRNGLDAMASGKCVTIRTAVDDDVVVLQIEDQGSGIPDKDMKNLGVPFFTTKDTGTGLGLPIAYNIANRHKAKISVESSSKGTCFSVRFPTEYSVPTQRE; encoded by the coding sequence ATGCGCCCCGGCATGTCGAAGGACCAAGATAATTACCGGCTCATTTTTGAACACGCTGCCATCGGATTGTGCTTAAACGACCTGGAGGGGAAATGCCTGAAGGCGAACAAAGCATTTTGTTCGATCGTCGGTTATTCGGAACAGGAACTGCTGCATATGCGCTTTCAGGATTTTTCCCACCCCGACGATGTGGAAACAGAAGGGGAGTATTTACGGCGGCTGCATTCCGGCGAATTGGACGGCTATACACTGGAAAAGCGATATATCAATCGCAGCCGGTTGATCTGGGTTCAACTTACCATCGTTCCGATTAAGGATCAGTATGGCCGCCTTGCCTATACGCTCGCGCAAGTGCAGGATATTACAGAAGAAAAACGGATAGAAGCCGAATTGCATTCCCAGACGGAACTGCTGCGGGAAGAGAGGGACAGTGCCGAGAACCAGATCCGGCAGTTTTTTACGCTATCGGTCGATTTGATGTGCGTCGTCGGCATGGATGGCTATTATAAACAGATCAACAGCGCCTTTTCCCATGTCCTTGGCTATAGTGAAGAAGAACTGATGACCACCCCCTATCTGAGCTTGATTCACGAAGATGATCAGATCAAAGTGAAGGCGCTGAACTGGGAGCAGTTCAAAAGCCAACCCTTGCGGGACATGGAGGTGCGTCATCGATGCAAGGATGGATCCTACCGGTGGATTTCCTGGATTTCAGTGGTGAATTTGCAGACGGGGCTGATTTATGGCGTCGGCCGTGATGTTACCGCACAAAAACAGTTGGAGCAGGAACTTGTCTCCATCGACCGTTTAAACATCATCGCCCGGATGGCCGCCGGGCTGGGACATGAAATCCGCAACCCCATGACCACCGTCCGCGGCTTTCTCCAGATCATGTCCAAGAAGGATGAAAATGAGGAGCACCGTCGCTACTTTGAACTGATGATCAGTGAGCTTGATCGCGCCAATGCGATCATCACTGAGTTTCTGAGTTTTACCCGCCGTAAATCGAAAGATCCCCAGCCTGGCAACCTGAGAAGGCTGATCGAGGACTTTTTCCCCTTGCTACAGGCCGACGCGCTGCGGGAAGACAAGTGGATCCAAATGGAACTGGCCGATGTGCCGGATCTGACCCTCGATGAAAAAGAAATCCGGCAACTGCTATTTAACCTTGTTCGAAACGGCTTGGACGCCATGGCGTCCGGTAAGTGCGTCACGATCCGGACGGCTGTTGATGATGATGTCGTCGTCTTGCAAATCGAGGACCAGGGCTCCGGGATACCGGACAAGGACATGAAAAACCTGGGCGTTCCCTTTTTCACCACCAAAGACACGGGAACAGGGTTGGGCCTGCCCATCGCTTACAACATCGCCAATCGTCATAAGGCGAAGATATCCGTGGAATCGAGTTCGAAAGGGACCTGCTTTAGTGTCCGCTTTCCCACCGAGTATTCAGTCCCGACGCAACGGGAATAG
- a CDS encoding cytochrome c biogenesis CcdA family protein, whose amino-acid sequence MDSVSLTVAFLAGIASFLSPCVLPLVPAYVTYLTGSVVAELPQGEAGEGEKKQPNSPFWRAIAFVLGFSVVFIALGATATVLGKWLVQYQGALRVAAGAIIVLFGLHLSGLLPIPGLYREVRLGGKPKTGGWLGAFLLGMAFAAGWSPCVGPILSAIYIYAATGETLGQGLALLTAYSTGLAIPFLVTALSIARFDFWFRRMSRHLTKISMASGVIMVAVGVLILTDRLGRMSAYLDFLPSF is encoded by the coding sequence TTGGACTCGGTTTCCTTGACAGTCGCTTTTCTCGCAGGGATCGCTTCCTTTTTATCGCCCTGCGTATTACCGCTCGTGCCGGCTTATGTGACGTACCTTACCGGCTCTGTCGTCGCTGAACTGCCCCAGGGTGAAGCGGGGGAGGGCGAGAAAAAACAACCAAACAGTCCATTCTGGCGCGCCATCGCCTTTGTCCTCGGCTTCTCTGTCGTCTTCATCGCCTTAGGGGCGACGGCCACGGTGCTCGGGAAATGGTTGGTTCAATATCAAGGGGCCTTGCGCGTGGCCGCCGGGGCGATCATCGTTCTTTTCGGCCTCCATTTGAGCGGGCTGTTGCCGATTCCCGGCCTCTACCGGGAGGTTCGCTTGGGCGGTAAGCCGAAGACGGGTGGATGGCTCGGCGCCTTTCTGCTGGGCATGGCTTTCGCCGCCGGCTGGTCGCCCTGTGTGGGGCCAATCCTGTCGGCCATCTACATCTATGCGGCCACTGGAGAGACACTGGGTCAGGGATTGGCGCTGCTGACAGCCTACTCGACGGGGTTGGCCATTCCTTTCCTGGTGACAGCCTTGTCGATCGCCAGGTTTGACTTCTGGTTCCGGCGCATGAGCCGCCATCTCACCAAGATCTCTATGGCCAGCGGCGTCATCATGGTGGCCGTCGGCGTATTGATCCTGACGGACCGACTGGGCAGAATGAGCGCCTACCTGGACTTTTTGCCGAGCTTCTGA